One Saccharopolyspora erythraea NRRL 2338 genomic region harbors:
- a CDS encoding acyl carrier protein, translating to MDDLFSRVSELLASRFEVEQADLRSDASFDDMGLDSLAQVELGEILAQEFGVDIDDEEMENMSTLTELVGALRQKGVAV from the coding sequence ATGGACGATCTGTTCAGCCGCGTCAGTGAACTGCTGGCCTCCCGGTTTGAGGTCGAACAGGCCGACCTGCGTTCCGACGCCTCGTTCGACGACATGGGACTGGACTCGTTGGCACAGGTCGAACTGGGCGAGATCCTCGCACAGGAATTCGGCGTCGACATCGATGACGAGGAGATGGAGAACATGTCGACGTTGACCGAGCTCGTCGGCGCGTTGCGGCAGAAGGGAGTGGCTGTCTGA
- a CDS encoding SsgA family sporulation/cell division regulator — translation MKNHRTVLTSMVFKLLAPAGATAPVGVELRFESRNPYEVSLAFSAGSGGHVEWVLARDLLADGLMIDSGEGDVRVGPDASDPAVIVVSLSSPSGQATFEADAEQLVDFLNRTYDVVPPGKEHQWMSIDEALARMLPHDLY, via the coding sequence ATGAAGAACCACAGGACCGTCCTTACCAGCATGGTGTTCAAGCTGCTGGCGCCGGCGGGAGCGACCGCGCCGGTCGGCGTGGAGCTGCGGTTCGAGAGCCGCAACCCGTACGAGGTGTCGCTGGCCTTCAGCGCTGGTAGCGGCGGTCACGTGGAGTGGGTGCTCGCCAGGGACCTGCTGGCCGACGGTCTGATGATCGACAGCGGGGAAGGTGACGTGCGGGTGGGGCCCGACGCGAGCGATCCCGCGGTGATCGTGGTGTCGCTGTCCTCGCCGAGCGGGCAGGCCACCTTCGAAGCCGACGCTGAGCAGTTGGTCGACTTTTTGAACCGGACCTACGACGTGGTACCGCCTGGTAAGGAACACCAGTGGATGAGTATCGACGAGGCCCTGGCGCGGATGCTGCCGCATGACCTGTACTGA
- a CDS encoding beta-ketoacyl-ACP synthase III, with the protein MTTGAVLAGVGAWLPPAVVTNTDLCSRLDTTQEWIESRTGIRERRTVSNGVATVDLAVEAGVRALKSAGMFAVDAVVLATTSPDRTCPAGAPEVASRLGLGNVAAFDLTSACSGFVYGLATCAGLIATGVAESVLFIGAEAFSTFVNPADRTTAPIFGDGAGAVVLRRGDGDEPGAIGPFDLGSDGRHADLLAVFGGGSRQRAANGLGHADVPAEDWYLSMSGRAVYQHAVARMTASARTVLDRAGWSATDVDRFAGHQANLRIITSVAQQLCIPHDRVLANIDRTGNALAASIPILLAETAASGELSAGQRVLVTAFGAGLSWGSTVLEWPDITADSLI; encoded by the coding sequence ATGACGACCGGTGCTGTATTGGCGGGTGTAGGGGCGTGGTTGCCGCCGGCGGTGGTCACCAACACGGATCTGTGTTCGCGGCTGGACACCACGCAGGAGTGGATCGAGAGCCGCACCGGGATCCGGGAACGCCGCACCGTCTCCAATGGAGTGGCCACGGTGGACCTCGCGGTGGAGGCCGGTGTCCGGGCTTTGAAGTCGGCGGGCATGTTCGCCGTCGACGCGGTCGTGCTCGCCACGACCTCACCGGACCGGACCTGTCCGGCGGGGGCGCCGGAGGTGGCGTCCAGGCTGGGACTGGGCAATGTGGCGGCCTTCGACCTCACCTCCGCCTGCAGCGGGTTCGTCTACGGGCTCGCCACCTGTGCGGGACTCATCGCCACCGGGGTCGCCGAGAGCGTGCTCTTCATCGGCGCGGAAGCGTTCTCGACCTTCGTCAACCCTGCGGACCGGACCACGGCCCCGATCTTCGGAGATGGAGCCGGGGCGGTGGTGCTGCGCCGCGGGGACGGCGACGAGCCAGGGGCGATCGGCCCGTTCGACCTGGGCAGCGATGGCCGGCATGCCGATCTGCTGGCCGTGTTCGGTGGTGGCTCCCGGCAGCGAGCGGCGAACGGGCTCGGACACGCTGACGTGCCGGCCGAGGACTGGTACCTGTCGATGTCCGGACGGGCGGTTTACCAGCACGCGGTGGCGCGGATGACCGCTTCGGCGCGCACGGTGCTGGACCGGGCGGGCTGGTCGGCGACGGACGTTGACCGGTTCGCAGGCCATCAGGCGAACCTGCGCATCATCACCTCGGTCGCCCAGCAACTGTGCATCCCCCACGATCGCGTCCTGGCCAACATCGATCGAACCGGGAACGCACTGGCGGCCTCCATTCCGATCCTGCTGGCCGAAACCGCCGCGAGCGGTGAGCTGAGCGCGGGGCAACGGGTTCTGGTCACCGCGTTCGGCGCGGGACTGTCGTGGGGCTCCACAGTGCTGGAGTGGCCGGACATCACGGCCGATTCCCTGATCTGA
- a CDS encoding beta-ketoacyl-[acyl-carrier-protein] synthase family protein: protein MPGFAAAVTGLGLITPAGIGVEANWDRVVAGRPTAATDPDLAGLPVDFACRVPDFDAAASLGERTAWQLDRYQQFALVAAREAVRDAGLSPQDWDGTRVAVVLGSGAGGTSTMESQQTRLLDRGAGKVSALTLPMGLLNMAAGRLAIEFGVRGPNMAICTACASGASAIGVARDLLRSGAADIVLAGGAEAAVTPLFVAAFNRMRALSRNKSDPGTASRPFDKTRDGFVIAEGAAVLVLESERHARARGARVRGNVVGYGASADGHHITAPDAEGLGAEQALRTAMDDADLTAAEIQYVNAHGTSTPLNDVAEAATIRRVIGGHAAVSSTKGVTGHALGAAGAIEAAYSILALQHGSVPPTANLENPDPRIEVDLVTGSARSGALRTVLSNSFGFGGQNAVLAFAAA, encoded by the coding sequence ATGCCCGGGTTCGCGGCGGCGGTCACCGGCCTGGGGCTCATCACGCCCGCGGGCATCGGCGTGGAGGCGAACTGGGATCGCGTCGTGGCAGGTCGTCCGACGGCGGCCACCGATCCCGACCTGGCCGGTCTCCCGGTCGACTTCGCCTGCCGGGTGCCCGACTTCGACGCCGCCGCGAGCCTCGGTGAGCGGACCGCCTGGCAGCTCGACCGGTACCAGCAGTTCGCGCTCGTAGCGGCGCGCGAAGCCGTCCGCGATGCCGGACTGTCTCCCCAGGACTGGGACGGCACCAGGGTCGCGGTCGTTCTGGGCTCCGGCGCCGGCGGCACCTCGACGATGGAGAGCCAGCAGACCCGGCTGCTCGACAGGGGAGCGGGGAAGGTCTCGGCCCTCACCCTCCCGATGGGGCTGCTCAACATGGCGGCCGGGCGGTTGGCCATCGAGTTCGGGGTGCGGGGCCCCAACATGGCGATCTGCACGGCGTGCGCCTCCGGTGCGAGCGCGATCGGCGTGGCGAGGGACCTCCTGCGCTCCGGCGCGGCCGACATCGTGCTCGCCGGAGGGGCGGAGGCCGCCGTCACCCCCCTGTTCGTCGCCGCCTTCAACCGGATGCGGGCCTTGTCCAGGAACAAGTCCGACCCCGGTACCGCTTCGCGGCCGTTCGACAAGACTCGCGACGGCTTCGTCATCGCCGAGGGCGCCGCCGTGCTCGTCCTGGAGAGCGAGCGCCACGCGCGGGCCAGAGGAGCCCGAGTGCGCGGCAACGTCGTCGGTTACGGAGCCTCCGCCGACGGTCATCACATCACCGCGCCCGACGCGGAGGGCCTGGGAGCAGAGCAGGCGCTGCGAACCGCGATGGACGACGCCGACCTCACCGCGGCAGAGATCCAGTACGTCAACGCCCACGGGACGTCCACTCCGCTCAACGACGTCGCGGAGGCCGCGACGATACGGCGGGTCATCGGCGGGCATGCCGCCGTGAGCTCTACCAAGGGCGTCACGGGACACGCGCTCGGTGCCGCCGGGGCGATCGAAGCCGCCTACAGCATCCTCGCGCTCCAGCACGGGTCCGTTCCCCCGACGGCCAACCTGGAGAACCCGGATCCGCGGATCGAGGTCGATCTCGTGACCGGGTCGGCGCGGTCGGGCGCGCTGCGGACGGTACTCAGCAACTCCTTCGGCTTCGGCGGCCAGAACGCGGTTCTGGCGTTCGCCGCCGCGTGA
- a CDS encoding acyl-CoA dehydrogenase — protein MTRFAEKLPETESESSDARGDLVDLIFDGKFSSLHQDLRAALENPLFDQRPGLSTLEAGRLSYERARFLHEHLELGSELPHDQERMFAVSEWSCLVDITTLPVLNIHYNLCMGTILQHGAGRDDLGDYLDELRSMSSIGLLIATELGYGNNIAALETEAVYDHETGEFVLNTPNARAQKFMPNTGISDIPKLAVVLARLKVSGADRGVFPFIVRISDRNGLRPGVHVTRLPEKPGFALDNGVTRFDHVRIPRRNLLTGSAGRLTDAGEFRANVKNRRTQVLRALDRVTPGRICLSGALISAARASTYIAVRYAWQRLTAAPGRGEVPIISFRSQQSALFTSLARVYAMTFLLNHVKKEYLHRHGGDDTEVNQLVSIAKALSSWEMSEVLHVCRERCGAQGMFSINRIADYLPMAQGVVTAEGDNLPLLATVAGQMVAGRSGRVASAPQVPEPGDIRDGQFHLDLLRYREDSLRWETRQAMRKRSDERPSLASGWNDNMNAAVSMARTRGVQVALERFLDAADRARTEESRTALQLLACLYGLIEVERDSGWYLARNALTPEQVERLPREIDSLCEQILPHSLMLVDAFGVSPELLRAPIAADDYVSAVDQAVGHALTSVRPNAPAPRQPVEATAGHTGNGRSVRVEASTG, from the coding sequence ATGACGCGATTCGCAGAAAAGCTCCCGGAAACCGAGAGCGAAAGCTCCGATGCCCGTGGCGATCTGGTTGATCTGATATTCGACGGGAAGTTCAGCAGCCTGCACCAGGACCTGCGCGCGGCACTGGAGAACCCGCTCTTCGACCAGCGCCCTGGGCTGTCAACCCTGGAAGCAGGCCGGCTCTCCTACGAGCGCGCCCGGTTCCTGCACGAGCACCTGGAGCTCGGTTCCGAGCTTCCGCACGACCAGGAGCGGATGTTCGCGGTCAGCGAGTGGTCGTGCCTGGTCGACATCACGACCCTTCCGGTGCTGAACATCCACTACAACCTGTGCATGGGGACCATCCTCCAGCACGGCGCGGGACGTGACGACCTCGGCGACTACCTCGACGAGCTCAGGAGCATGTCCTCCATCGGCCTGCTGATCGCCACCGAGCTCGGCTACGGCAACAACATCGCCGCGTTGGAGACCGAGGCGGTCTACGACCACGAGACCGGCGAGTTCGTGCTGAACACCCCGAACGCCCGGGCGCAGAAGTTCATGCCGAACACCGGAATCTCCGACATCCCGAAGCTCGCGGTGGTGCTCGCCCGGCTGAAGGTGTCCGGGGCCGACCGCGGTGTCTTCCCGTTCATCGTCCGGATCTCCGACCGGAACGGCCTGCGTCCTGGCGTGCACGTCACGCGGCTTCCGGAGAAGCCGGGCTTCGCGCTGGACAACGGCGTGACGCGCTTCGACCACGTCCGTATCCCGCGCAGGAACCTGCTGACCGGGAGCGCGGGGCGGCTCACCGACGCGGGGGAGTTCCGCGCGAACGTCAAGAACAGGCGTACGCAGGTCCTGCGCGCACTGGACAGGGTGACCCCGGGGCGGATCTGCCTGAGCGGTGCGCTCATCTCGGCCGCCCGCGCCTCCACCTACATCGCGGTCCGGTACGCGTGGCAGCGGCTGACGGCCGCCCCGGGCCGGGGGGAAGTGCCGATCATCTCCTTCCGCAGCCAGCAGTCAGCGCTGTTCACGTCGCTGGCCAGGGTGTATGCGATGACGTTCCTGCTCAACCACGTCAAGAAGGAGTATCTGCACCGCCACGGTGGCGACGACACCGAGGTCAACCAGCTCGTCTCGATCGCGAAGGCGCTGTCGAGCTGGGAGATGTCGGAAGTGCTGCATGTCTGCCGGGAGCGGTGCGGTGCGCAGGGCATGTTCTCCATCAACCGGATCGCGGACTACCTGCCGATGGCACAGGGCGTGGTCACCGCCGAGGGGGACAACCTTCCCCTGCTCGCGACCGTGGCCGGCCAGATGGTCGCCGGACGCAGTGGACGAGTGGCGTCCGCACCGCAGGTGCCGGAGCCCGGAGACATCCGCGACGGCCAATTCCACCTCGACCTGCTGCGCTACCGTGAGGACAGCCTGCGGTGGGAGACACGGCAGGCGATGCGCAAGCGCTCCGATGAGCGTCCGAGCCTGGCCTCCGGCTGGAACGACAACATGAACGCCGCCGTTTCGATGGCGCGCACCCGCGGTGTCCAGGTAGCGCTGGAGCGGTTCCTGGACGCCGCTGACCGGGCGCGAACCGAGGAAAGCCGCACCGCCCTCCAACTCCTGGCGTGTCTTTACGGGCTCATCGAGGTCGAGCGCGACAGCGGGTGGTACCTCGCCAGGAACGCGCTGACGCCCGAGCAGGTCGAGCGGCTACCCCGGGAGATCGACTCGCTGTGCGAGCAGATCCTGCCGCACTCGCTGATGCTCGTCGACGCGTTCGGGGTCAGTCCCGAGCTTCTGCGCGCACCGATCGCGGCGGACGACTATGTCTCGGCCGTCGACCAGGCGGTCGGCCACGCGTTGACGTCCGTGCGCCCCAACGCACCAGCGCCGCGCCAGCCGGTGGAGGCAACGGCGGGGCACACCGGCAACGGGCGGTCGGTGCGCGTTGAAGCAAGTACCGGATGA
- a CDS encoding endo alpha-1,4 polygalactosaminidase, translating into MKPMARSSFWLLLAAVSAAACSAPPPGDARTPTTDSAANDAALDFPVGAAADYQLGGPYPPPVGTGVVVRDSSAAPAPGVYNICYVNAFQTQPEERDMWLREHDDLVLTGDDGGPVIDENWPDELLVDTSTEDNRRRLAEIVGRTIRSCAATGFDAVEIDNLDSYSRSNEKLTAHDNLALAAELGRIAHESGLLIGQKNSAELSERAKQEAGFEFAVAEECSRYAECAEYAAVYGDRVIDIEYTDNLAAPLAQVCTRPERPRSMMVRDRQLVEVGAEEYFYLRC; encoded by the coding sequence ATGAAGCCGATGGCGCGGTCGTCGTTCTGGCTACTGCTCGCGGCGGTGTCGGCCGCCGCATGTTCGGCCCCACCGCCCGGGGATGCGCGCACGCCCACGACCGATTCGGCGGCGAATGACGCGGCGCTGGATTTTCCCGTGGGTGCAGCGGCGGACTACCAGTTAGGCGGTCCCTACCCCCCGCCCGTCGGCACCGGGGTGGTGGTCAGGGACAGCTCGGCCGCACCCGCTCCCGGCGTCTACAACATCTGCTACGTCAACGCGTTCCAGACTCAGCCCGAGGAACGCGACATGTGGCTTCGAGAACATGACGACCTGGTGCTCACCGGGGATGACGGTGGGCCGGTCATCGACGAGAACTGGCCGGACGAGCTCCTCGTCGACACCTCCACCGAGGACAATCGGCGCAGACTGGCCGAAATCGTGGGACGGACGATCAGAAGTTGCGCCGCGACCGGCTTCGACGCGGTGGAGATCGACAACCTGGACTCATACAGCCGGTCGAACGAAAAACTCACAGCCCATGACAACCTGGCACTCGCGGCCGAGCTCGGGCGCATCGCCCACGAGTCCGGGCTTCTCATCGGCCAGAAGAACTCCGCGGAACTCAGCGAACGCGCAAAGCAGGAGGCCGGTTTCGAATTCGCGGTGGCGGAGGAGTGCTCGCGATATGCCGAATGCGCCGAGTACGCGGCCGTCTACGGTGATCGGGTCATCGACATCGAGTACACCGACAACCTCGCCGCGCCGTTGGCGCAGGTATGCACCAGACCGGAGCGGCCGAGATCCATGATGGTGCGTGATCGGCAGCTCGTCGAGGTGGGCGCTGAGGAGTATTTCTACCTGCGGTGCTGA